In one Deltaproteobacteria bacterium genomic region, the following are encoded:
- a CDS encoding carbon-nitrogen hydrolase, giving the protein MPAPRKFRIGLVQMRCAPDPAANLETATLRVREAARQGAQVVCLPELFRSQYFCQREDHAGFDLAEPVPGPTTDALGRVAQESRAVVIASVFERRAAGVYHNTAVVLDADGSVRGLYRKMHIPDDPLYYEKFYFTPGDLGFRAFDTAAGRIGTLVCWDQWYPEAARLTALAGADVLFYPTAIGWHPREKADHGEAQVSAWQTMQRAHAIANGVYVAAVNRVGHEGPADGGLEFWGASFVSDPFGVVLAEASRTAEDLLIVECDLAHQEEVRRNWPFLRDRRIDAYAAITRRLLD; this is encoded by the coding sequence GTGCCCGCACCCCGGAAGTTCCGCATCGGTCTCGTGCAGATGCGCTGCGCGCCCGATCCCGCCGCGAACCTCGAGACGGCGACCCTGCGCGTGCGGGAGGCCGCGCGCCAGGGCGCGCAGGTCGTCTGTCTCCCGGAGCTGTTCCGCTCGCAGTACTTCTGCCAGCGCGAGGACCACGCCGGCTTCGACCTGGCCGAGCCGGTGCCGGGCCCGACGACCGACGCGCTCGGCCGGGTGGCGCAGGAGTCGCGCGCCGTCGTGATCGCATCGGTCTTCGAGCGCCGCGCGGCGGGCGTCTACCACAACACGGCGGTCGTGCTCGACGCCGACGGCAGCGTGCGCGGCCTCTACCGCAAGATGCACATCCCGGACGATCCGCTCTACTACGAGAAGTTCTACTTCACGCCCGGCGACCTCGGCTTCCGCGCCTTCGACACGGCCGCCGGGCGGATCGGCACGCTCGTGTGCTGGGACCAGTGGTACCCGGAGGCGGCCCGCCTGACCGCGCTGGCCGGCGCCGACGTCCTCTTCTACCCGACCGCCATCGGCTGGCACCCGCGCGAGAAGGCCGACCACGGCGAGGCGCAGGTGTCCGCCTGGCAGACCATGCAGCGCGCGCACGCGATCGCCAACGGCGTCTACGTGGCGGCCGTGAACCGCGTCGGGCACGAGGGCCCGGCCGACGGCGGCCTCGAGTTCTGGGGCGCGTCGTTCGTGAGCGATCCCTTCGGCGTGGTGCTCGCCGAAGCCTCGCGCACCGCCGAGGACCTCCTCATCGTCGAGTGCGACCTCGCCCACCAGGAGGAGGTGCGGCGTAACTGGCCCTTCCTCCGCGACCGCCGCATCGACGCCTACGCGGCGATCACCCGGCGCCTGCTCGACTAG
- a CDS encoding DUF2834 domain-containing protein produces the protein MNGKQLGLSLVLLAFGGFEAWGVYQVGYAGVFEQALGTTGALLGFVDLTIALGLVTLWMWQDARERGIEFVPYVILTLTLGSVGPLCYLIRRESTAPARALGAAARAS, from the coding sequence ATGAACGGAAAGCAGCTGGGATTGTCGCTCGTGCTTCTGGCGTTCGGCGGCTTCGAGGCCTGGGGCGTATACCAGGTGGGCTACGCCGGGGTCTTCGAGCAGGCGCTCGGCACGACCGGCGCTCTGCTCGGGTTCGTCGACCTGACCATCGCGCTCGGCCTGGTGACGCTCTGGATGTGGCAGGATGCGCGCGAGCGGGGCATCGAGTTCGTGCCCTACGTGATCCTCACCCTCACGCTCGGCAGCGTCGGGCCGCTCTGCTACCTGATCCGGCGCGAGAGCACGGCGCCGGCCCGGGCCCTCGGCGCGGCGGCACGGGCGAGCTGA
- a CDS encoding agmatine deiminase family protein yields MPAEWEPHAATWLAWPHERSDWPGKFAAIPWVYAEVVRHLVPGERVRILVGDAVSERSARRVLARSGVDVRRVDFFRVPTDRSWTRDFCPLFVRRNDGDVALTNWKFNGWAKYPNWKRDAAVPDRLAKLLRRRQWKPGLVLEGGSIDVNGRGTLLTTEECLLSPVQARNPGVERAELERALHDYLGVRKVLWLGGGIVGDDTHGHVDDLARFVDPRTVVVASEEDPTDPNYDPLRENRERLARMTDQDAAPLRVVELPMPAPVLFDGERLPASYANFFVGNAAVLVPTFNDPRDRQALETLAELFPGRRVVGIHAGDLVLGLGSLHCMTQQEPA; encoded by the coding sequence ATGCCGGCGGAGTGGGAGCCGCATGCGGCCACCTGGCTCGCCTGGCCCCACGAGCGGAGCGACTGGCCGGGCAAGTTCGCCGCCATCCCGTGGGTGTACGCCGAGGTCGTGCGCCACCTGGTCCCGGGCGAGCGCGTGCGCATCCTCGTCGGCGACGCGGTGAGCGAGCGGAGCGCCCGGCGCGTGCTGGCCCGCAGCGGTGTCGACGTGCGCCGCGTCGACTTCTTCCGCGTGCCGACCGACCGCTCGTGGACGCGCGACTTCTGCCCTCTCTTCGTGCGGCGCAACGACGGCGACGTTGCGCTCACCAACTGGAAGTTCAACGGCTGGGCGAAGTACCCGAACTGGAAGCGCGACGCCGCCGTCCCCGACCGGCTGGCGAAGCTCCTCCGGCGCCGGCAGTGGAAGCCGGGGCTCGTCCTCGAGGGTGGGAGCATCGACGTGAACGGGCGCGGCACGCTCCTCACCACCGAGGAGTGCCTGCTCTCGCCGGTGCAGGCGCGGAACCCGGGGGTGGAGCGCGCCGAGCTGGAGCGCGCGCTGCACGACTACCTCGGCGTGCGCAAGGTCCTCTGGCTCGGCGGCGGCATCGTGGGCGACGACACCCACGGCCACGTCGACGACCTCGCGCGCTTCGTCGACCCGCGCACGGTCGTGGTCGCGAGCGAAGAGGACCCCACCGACCCGAACTACGACCCGCTGCGCGAGAACCGCGAGCGCCTGGCGCGCATGACCGACCAGGATGCGGCGCCGCTCCGGGTCGTGGAGCTGCCCATGCCCGCGCCCGTCCTCTTCGACGGCGAGCGCCTGCCGGCCAGCTACGCGAACTTCTTCGTCGGGAACGCGGCCGTGCTGGTCCCGACCTTCAACGACCCGCGCGACCGGCAGGCGCTCGAGACGCTCGCCGAGCTCTTCCCCGGCCGGCGCGTGGTCGGCATCCATGCCGGCGACCTGGTGCTCGGGCTCGGCTCGCTCCACTGCATGACGCAGCAGGAGCCGGCGTGA
- a CDS encoding alpha/beta fold hydrolase, with protein MDAETFHARRRFAETPSGRIAYVEQGRGPAAVFLHGVPLNGFHWRHVIDAVSDIHRCIALDLMGLGYTEIAPDQDVSFTAQARMLAELCDALDLGPIDLVGNDSGGGIAQLFAARHPERLRTLTLTNCDTHDNWPPEAVRPIIEAARSGALIDAARLMLADPGFARSPAGLGVAYADPSAPTDEAVRVYLEPLLATPERIESMRRYWLSFDCAQTVAIEPALRRLRVPTLVVWALADVFFDVRWAHWLGATIPGVTRVVEVPEAKLFFPEDRPEALVGPLRELWTNPSPRRES; from the coding sequence ATGGACGCCGAGACCTTTCACGCACGCCGCCGCTTCGCCGAGACGCCATCCGGCCGCATCGCCTACGTCGAGCAGGGGAGGGGGCCGGCCGCGGTCTTCCTGCACGGGGTGCCGCTCAACGGCTTCCACTGGCGGCACGTCATCGACGCGGTCAGCGACATCCACCGCTGCATTGCGCTCGACCTGATGGGCCTCGGCTACACCGAGATCGCGCCCGACCAGGACGTCTCGTTCACCGCGCAGGCCCGCATGCTGGCCGAGCTCTGCGACGCGCTCGACCTGGGTCCGATCGACCTGGTCGGCAACGACAGCGGCGGCGGGATCGCGCAGCTCTTCGCCGCCCGGCACCCCGAACGGCTCCGCACGCTGACGCTCACCAACTGCGACACGCACGACAACTGGCCGCCGGAGGCGGTCAGGCCGATCATCGAGGCGGCCCGCAGCGGGGCGCTCATCGACGCCGCGCGCCTGATGCTCGCGGACCCGGGCTTCGCGCGCTCCCCCGCCGGCCTGGGCGTGGCCTACGCGGACCCGTCGGCCCCGACCGACGAGGCGGTGCGCGTGTACCTGGAGCCGCTGCTCGCCACGCCCGAGCGGATCGAGAGCATGCGGCGCTACTGGCTCTCGTTCGACTGCGCGCAGACGGTGGCGATCGAGCCGGCGCTCCGCCGGCTGCGGGTGCCGACGCTCGTCGTGTGGGCGCTCGCCGACGTGTTCTTCGACGTGCGCTGGGCGCACTGGCTCGGCGCGACGATCCCCGGCGTGACGCGCGTGGTCGAGGTGCCCGAGGCGAAGCTCTTCTTCCCCGAGGATCGGCCCGAGGCGCTGGTCGGGCCGCTCCGCGAGCTGTGGACCAACCCATCGCCAAGGAGGGAGTCATGA
- a CDS encoding sigma-54-dependent Fis family transcriptional regulator — protein MSARVLIVDDEARMAEVIAAALRRAGHQCETCAGGEAALAALEEHGADVVVTDWKMPHMDGIELLRRLHARRPGLPVILVTAHGTVPSAVAAMREGAFDYVTKPFDNDELRATVGRALELTRLERENRWLRQEVASRYAPEAVVAESSGSRELLALVRRVAPSRATVLIQGESGTGKELVARLLHYWSDRVGRPFVAVNVKAFAEGVLESELFGHEKGAFTGAIAARAGCFERAHGGTLFLDEIAEIAPDIQVKLLRVLQEGEVLRVGGGAARAVDVRVVAATNRVLRDEIAAGRFREDLYFRLNVIPIQLLPLRARREDVVPLARHFLAHHAAEAGRRLAFSPEAEEVLAAHDWPGNVRELENAVERAVVLARGNTIAPEDLLLEERSAPAPGADGTLQDVLDRAAAARIRAALDAVGGQRAEAARLLGIDRTTLYRMMKRLGL, from the coding sequence ATGAGCGCGCGCGTCCTCATCGTCGACGACGAGGCGCGCATGGCGGAGGTGATCGCTGCGGCGCTGCGCCGCGCCGGGCACCAGTGCGAGACGTGCGCAGGCGGCGAGGCGGCGCTCGCGGCCCTCGAGGAGCACGGCGCCGACGTGGTGGTGACGGATTGGAAGATGCCCCACATGGACGGCATCGAGCTTCTCCGCCGGCTGCACGCGCGCCGGCCGGGCCTGCCCGTGATCCTCGTCACCGCGCACGGCACCGTCCCCTCCGCGGTCGCGGCCATGCGCGAGGGCGCCTTCGACTACGTGACCAAGCCGTTCGACAACGACGAGCTGCGCGCCACGGTCGGGCGGGCGCTCGAGCTGACCCGCCTCGAGCGCGAGAACCGCTGGCTCCGCCAGGAGGTGGCCAGCCGCTACGCGCCCGAGGCGGTGGTCGCCGAGAGCTCGGGGAGCCGCGAGCTCCTGGCGCTCGTCCGCCGCGTGGCGCCGAGCCGCGCCACGGTGCTGATCCAGGGCGAGAGCGGCACGGGCAAGGAGCTCGTTGCCCGCCTGCTCCACTACTGGAGCGACCGCGTCGGCCGCCCGTTCGTCGCCGTCAACGTGAAGGCCTTCGCCGAGGGCGTCCTCGAGAGCGAGCTCTTCGGCCACGAGAAGGGCGCGTTCACGGGCGCCATCGCGGCGCGCGCCGGCTGCTTCGAGCGCGCCCACGGCGGCACGCTCTTCCTCGACGAGATCGCCGAGATCGCGCCCGACATCCAGGTGAAGCTCCTGCGCGTGCTGCAGGAGGGCGAGGTCCTGCGCGTCGGCGGCGGCGCGGCGCGCGCGGTCGACGTGCGCGTCGTCGCGGCGACCAACCGCGTCCTGCGCGACGAGATCGCGGCCGGCCGCTTCCGCGAGGACCTCTACTTCCGCCTGAACGTGATCCCGATCCAGCTCCTGCCGCTGCGGGCGCGACGCGAAGATGTCGTGCCGCTCGCCCGTCACTTCCTCGCCCACCATGCCGCCGAGGCGGGCCGGCGGCTCGCGTTCTCGCCCGAGGCCGAGGAGGTGCTGGCCGCGCACGACTGGCCCGGGAACGTGCGCGAGCTGGAGAACGCCGTCGAGCGCGCGGTCGTGCTCGCGCGGGGCAACACGATCGCGCCGGAGGACCTGCTGCTCGAGGAGCGGTCCGCGCCCGCGCCGGGTGCGGACGGGACACTGCAAGACGTGCTCGACCGCGCCGCCGCCGCGCGCATCCGCGCC